One Balnearium lithotrophicum genomic region harbors:
- the rlmB gene encoding 23S rRNA (guanosine(2251)-2'-O)-methyltransferase RlmB, whose amino-acid sequence MVIYGVNPVAEAIRAGYPILKIYVDENFKDRERVLPLARKSGIKVLKTNKRKLKEISKTEKHQGIVAVVSPVEPREFEELLELTISENGYLIFLDRIEDPHNLGAIFRSADAFRATGIVIPKDRSATITDTVVKASTGALFYVPFSVVNSFSHALKKFKEAGGWLIGLEKGGKPLSKFNFPFPLGLVVGSEGKGISKTTLKLVDEVVEIEMGGHVNSLNVSNATAIALYRVFLQRFILKT is encoded by the coding sequence ATGGTAATTTACGGAGTAAACCCGGTAGCTGAGGCGATAAGGGCAGGTTATCCGATTTTAAAAATATACGTAGATGAAAACTTTAAGGACAGGGAAAGGGTTCTTCCCTTAGCAAGGAAGAGTGGAATTAAAGTTCTCAAAACCAATAAGAGAAAGCTTAAGGAAATCTCAAAGACGGAAAAGCACCAGGGAATAGTTGCCGTCGTCTCTCCCGTAGAGCCAAGGGAATTTGAGGAGCTCTTAGAGCTGACCATTAGTGAAAACGGATACCTGATTTTCTTGGACAGGATTGAAGACCCTCACAACTTAGGGGCAATCTTCAGGTCTGCAGACGCCTTTAGGGCTACAGGAATAGTAATACCGAAGGACAGGAGTGCAACGATAACCGATACCGTGGTAAAGGCCTCAACGGGAGCTCTCTTCTACGTTCCCTTCTCCGTTGTAAACAGCTTTTCCCATGCACTAAAGAAGTTTAAAGAGGCCGGAGGCTGGCTGATAGGCCTTGAAAAGGGAGGAAAGCCTTTAAGTAAATTTAACTTTCCTTTTCCCTTAGGTTTGGTTGTCGGCTCTGAGGGGAAAGGAATATCGAAAACGACGTTAAAATTAGTGGATGAAGTTGTTGAGATTGAAATGGGCGGCCACGTAAACTCCCTCAACGTTTCAAACGCAACCGCTATTGCCCTCTACAGAGTATTCTTGCAGAGGTTTATTTTAAAAACTTAA
- a CDS encoding two-component system sensor histidine kinase NtrB, whose protein sequence is MELTLNLSYEDILFSIPFPCAVLNSNGEILTVNQKFESLTNKSVKFLKGRKISQFLSCQNIEDALRRSLRENMEIHGLDCGDFVVFISPLFKSSQTVGALLIAKPKLESPFEKDISLFLKGLSHEIKNPLSGINGAARLLLKLKSYDEELVQVIVSEIKRIEGLLKNILKSFDFSHLNVKKENLNKIVKETFSPLQHRCREIGINYSLFFDPSLPEIPVDSEKLKQALFNLMKNSIEALEKSERKELKIETGYAIRPSDFAYIKITDSGIGMDEETLKRFGIPFFTTKEKGTGIGSFIAKEIVKGHGGEILVESSPKRGTTITILIPMKRKGWQEY, encoded by the coding sequence TTGGAGCTGACCTTGAACCTATCCTACGAGGACATCCTCTTTTCCATTCCGTTTCCCTGTGCCGTTTTAAACTCAAATGGAGAAATTTTAACGGTAAATCAAAAGTTTGAAAGCCTTACAAATAAATCGGTGAAGTTTTTAAAGGGAAGGAAAATCTCTCAATTTTTAAGTTGTCAAAATATTGAGGATGCCCTAAGAAGGTCCCTCAGGGAAAACATGGAAATACACGGATTGGATTGTGGAGACTTTGTCGTTTTCATATCACCTCTCTTCAAATCCTCCCAGACGGTAGGAGCCCTCCTCATAGCAAAACCAAAATTGGAATCTCCCTTTGAGAAGGATATTTCCCTATTTTTAAAGGGACTCTCCCACGAAATAAAAAATCCGTTAAGTGGAATAAACGGAGCTGCAAGACTTCTTCTAAAATTAAAGTCTTACGATGAAGAGCTCGTTCAGGTTATTGTTTCTGAGATAAAGAGAATAGAAGGTTTACTTAAAAACATTCTTAAAAGTTTTGACTTTTCGCACTTAAACGTAAAGAAGGAAAACCTAAACAAGATTGTTAAGGAGACCTTTTCACCTTTACAGCACAGGTGTAGAGAAATTGGTATTAATTATTCCCTCTTCTTTGACCCCTCACTTCCGGAGATTCCCGTTGACTCAGAAAAACTTAAACAGGCCCTTTTCAATCTAATGAAGAACAGCATTGAAGCATTAGAAAAAAGTGAAAGGAAGGAGCTTAAAATAGAAACCGGTTATGCGATAAGGCCTTCTGATTTTGCTTATATTAAAATAACTGATTCTGGAATTGGAATGGATGAGGAAACTCTGAAGCGGTTTGGAATTCCATTTTTTACGACGAAGGAAAAGGGTACAGGTATAGGTTCCTTCATAGCAAAGGAGATTGTAAAGGGGCACGGGGGTGAAATATTAGTTGAGAGCTCCCCAAAAAGGGGAACAACCATAACAATTTTAATTCCAATGAAGAGGAAGGGTTGGCAAGAATATTAG
- a CDS encoding ASKHA domain-containing protein, whose product MRIYIEVPKGKTLYQILREKGFMRSAYCGGRGICGKCTVKIGGKDEVSCLVWGPFKGEVELDEERLVSTGENLPDIEVDEDKGGFGLAVDLGTTGVEGALFDLSTGKFLRSLKTLNFQSAFGADVVTRVELSKENYEKERELLLETLSFLIKEFNTPISEAVVVSNPVMQHFLLGAPVSGFERYPFKLEIEDEVYISGKELGLGDFEIYVPPPLKNFIGSDFLSNLLVLIQDYSSFGVADLGTNAEMGIWKEEEGVAASVPAGPAFEGVGLFSGMRAVEGAIYKVFFDGREFRFLTIGNSKPQGICASGYFDLVYLLKSFRVLTGEGTFKEEGTPPLIRERMREINGERAFVLYEDEETEIALTQSDVRKFLLAKGAVYGGLKTLSESFGKPEKFFLSGAFGSHIDRRSVRGLKLIPEGFPEPKAAGNLALRGGSLLLGSSKYRDKLKEIKERVEPIELATNKTFEKAYIEGMEI is encoded by the coding sequence ATGAGGATTTACATAGAGGTTCCTAAAGGTAAAACCCTCTATCAGATTCTAAGGGAAAAGGGATTTATGAGGTCCGCCTACTGTGGCGGACGGGGAATATGTGGAAAGTGTACAGTTAAAATCGGCGGTAAGGATGAGGTCTCCTGTTTAGTCTGGGGACCCTTTAAGGGTGAGGTTGAGTTAGATGAGGAGAGGTTAGTTTCAACCGGAGAGAATCTTCCGGACATTGAGGTTGATGAGGATAAAGGGGGATTTGGTCTTGCTGTTGACCTTGGAACTACTGGAGTTGAGGGAGCTCTCTTTGACCTATCAACCGGTAAGTTTCTGAGGAGCCTAAAAACCCTGAACTTTCAATCGGCATTTGGGGCCGATGTAGTTACGAGAGTTGAGCTTTCTAAGGAGAACTATGAAAAGGAGAGGGAGCTCCTTTTAGAAACCCTCTCCTTCCTAATCAAGGAGTTTAACACTCCAATATCTGAAGCTGTTGTAGTTTCCAACCCTGTTATGCAGCACTTTTTGTTGGGAGCTCCAGTTTCTGGATTTGAGAGGTATCCCTTTAAATTAGAAATTGAGGATGAGGTCTACATCAGTGGTAAAGAGTTAGGTTTGGGTGATTTTGAAATCTACGTCCCTCCTCCATTAAAGAACTTTATAGGCTCCGATTTCCTTTCAAACCTCTTGGTTTTGATCCAGGATTACTCTTCCTTTGGCGTTGCAGACCTTGGAACAAACGCAGAGATGGGAATCTGGAAGGAGGAGGAGGGAGTAGCTGCTTCAGTTCCTGCAGGACCAGCCTTTGAGGGAGTGGGACTCTTTTCGGGAATGAGGGCAGTAGAGGGGGCAATCTACAAGGTTTTCTTTGACGGGAGGGAATTTAGGTTCCTAACAATAGGAAATTCAAAACCTCAGGGGATATGTGCGAGCGGATACTTTGACCTGGTCTATCTCCTTAAGAGTTTTAGGGTCTTAACCGGTGAGGGAACGTTCAAGGAGGAAGGGACTCCTCCACTCATAAGGGAAAGGATGAGGGAGATAAACGGAGAAAGGGCTTTCGTTCTGTACGAGGATGAGGAAACTGAAATAGCTCTAACCCAGAGCGATGTTAGAAAGTTTCTCCTTGCAAAGGGCGCAGTTTACGGTGGATTAAAGACACTTTCTGAGAGTTTCGGAAAACCGGAAAAGTTCTTCCTATCCGGAGCTTTTGGAAGCCACATAGACAGAAGGAGCGTGAGGGGATTAAAATTGATTCCTGAGGGGTTTCCTGAGCCTAAAGCCGCCGGAAATTTGGCATTGAGGGGGGGCTCGCTATTACTTGGAAGCTCTAAGTACAGGGATAAATTAAAGGAGATAAAGGAGAGAGTGGAACCAATAGAGCTTGCAACGAACAAAACCTTCGAAAAGGCTTACATAGAGGGAATGGAGATTTGA
- a CDS encoding branched-chain amino acid transaminase, whose product MSRYAYFEGKFVPIEEANINIQTNSFHYGTAVFEGIRAYWNEEKNQLFGLFFKEHYERMLLNCKILNLQVEKSPEELVEITVELLRKCNHREDTYIRPIAYFSDLKISPKLIGYRTELAIYTVPLGNYLDLSRGLKAKTSSWHRINDTMIPARCKVAGAYVNSAFAKTEALLNGYDEAIMLNPDGTVAEGSGENVFIVRNGRLITTPSSSNILEGITRNAVIEIAKSELGIEVEERPILRSELYVADEAFYTGTAAQVAPIVQIDHVTIGNGEIGKVTKELQRVYFSIVKGENERYSHWLTPVY is encoded by the coding sequence ATGTCAAGGTATGCTTACTTTGAGGGAAAGTTTGTTCCCATTGAAGAGGCAAACATAAATATACAGACAAACTCATTCCACTACGGAACTGCCGTTTTTGAGGGAATAAGGGCTTACTGGAACGAGGAGAAAAATCAGCTCTTTGGTCTGTTCTTTAAGGAGCACTACGAGAGGATGCTTTTAAACTGCAAGATTCTAAACCTTCAGGTTGAAAAGAGTCCTGAGGAGTTGGTGGAAATAACCGTAGAGCTCCTAAGGAAGTGCAACCACAGGGAGGATACGTACATAAGACCTATAGCCTACTTTTCAGACCTCAAAATCTCTCCAAAGCTCATAGGATACAGGACTGAGCTTGCCATCTATACCGTTCCACTTGGAAACTACTTGGACCTGTCGAGGGGACTGAAGGCAAAAACATCAAGCTGGCACAGGATTAACGACACGATGATTCCGGCAAGGTGTAAAGTTGCAGGAGCCTACGTTAACAGTGCCTTTGCAAAGACAGAGGCACTCCTCAACGGATACGATGAGGCCATAATGCTTAATCCCGACGGAACGGTAGCAGAGGGGAGTGGGGAGAACGTTTTCATTGTTAGAAACGGAAGGTTAATAACTACTCCTTCATCATCAAACATTTTAGAGGGAATAACGAGAAATGCAGTAATTGAGATTGCAAAGAGTGAATTGGGAATTGAGGTTGAGGAGAGGCCGATTTTGAGGAGTGAACTCTACGTTGCAGACGAGGCATTCTACACGGGAACTGCAGCACAGGTTGCTCCGATTGTCCAGATTGACCACGTGACGATTGGAAACGGGGAGATTGGGAAGGTTACAAAGGAGCTCCAGAGGGTTTACTTTTCAATCGTTAAAGGAGAGAATGAAAGGTACTCTCACTGGTTAACTCCTGTTTATTAA
- the murJ gene encoding murein biosynthesis integral membrane protein MurJ encodes MKKSLLKSAGIVSLSIFGSRILGLVRDIVIASLFGAGSLTDTFFVAFRIPNLLRRIFAEGAFSSAFVPAFSKKLNFSVEEAKLFAGQFFSILLTSLTLTLIFGEIFSPLIVKLIAPGFVGERLVYAVRLLREMFPYIFLVSLVAFYGGILNSLEHFFAPAFSTALFNLSLIIFGITLGRSLSVESLAIGVVFGGALQVLLQVYFLRKKDFFVKPIFSTQISEDVRRTLKNTIPGIFSFAVRQVSMLIDTVIASFLKAGAISYLYYANRFVQLPLGMFAIGLSQVLLPRLSKRSGGEFREELKTGILLCSAVIVPSAVGLMFLGKAIVDLVYNHGAFNDENLNGTYYVLLGYSSGLFFFSLEKIITNAYYSLEEFKLPVKVAGYTLTFNLIVDLFFCFVLKLGAPGLALGTSLTSLLNVLTLIYFFRKLFKIDLYRTVFRSGLRYLLLSIPVGIAAFLGNSIYFLQNSLILKVSVLFLTVVSAAAVYFLTLFIMKDEIVKVLEE; translated from the coding sequence ATGAAAAAGTCACTCTTAAAATCTGCGGGAATTGTATCACTATCAATATTTGGAAGTAGAATCTTAGGACTTGTAAGGGACATAGTAATTGCATCCCTCTTTGGGGCCGGCAGCTTAACCGATACGTTCTTTGTGGCATTTAGAATTCCCAATTTACTCAGAAGAATTTTCGCAGAAGGGGCATTTAGCTCTGCGTTCGTTCCGGCCTTTTCAAAGAAGCTCAACTTTTCAGTTGAGGAGGCCAAACTCTTTGCAGGTCAGTTCTTTTCTATTCTCCTAACCTCCCTGACGTTAACCTTAATTTTTGGCGAGATTTTTTCTCCCCTTATTGTTAAGCTCATAGCTCCGGGTTTTGTAGGAGAGAGGTTGGTCTATGCGGTGAGACTTTTGAGGGAGATGTTTCCCTACATTTTCCTCGTCAGCTTGGTTGCCTTCTACGGGGGAATCTTAAACAGTTTAGAACACTTCTTTGCTCCTGCATTTTCAACAGCCCTTTTCAACCTTTCGTTAATAATCTTTGGAATTACATTAGGAAGGAGTCTCTCTGTTGAATCCCTGGCTATAGGGGTTGTTTTTGGTGGAGCTCTCCAGGTTCTCCTTCAAGTCTACTTTTTAAGGAAGAAGGACTTCTTTGTTAAGCCTATCTTTTCAACTCAAATCTCTGAGGATGTTAGGAGAACGTTAAAGAACACTATTCCCGGGATTTTCAGCTTTGCCGTGAGGCAGGTCTCAATGCTCATAGATACCGTTATAGCCTCCTTTTTGAAGGCAGGTGCAATTTCATACCTATACTATGCAAACAGATTTGTTCAACTGCCCCTTGGAATGTTTGCAATAGGTCTCTCTCAGGTTTTACTTCCAAGGCTCTCTAAGAGAAGTGGAGGGGAATTTAGGGAGGAGCTTAAAACGGGAATTCTCCTCTGCTCTGCAGTAATTGTTCCCTCTGCCGTCGGCTTAATGTTTTTGGGAAAGGCAATCGTTGACCTTGTTTACAACCACGGAGCATTTAACGATGAGAACTTAAACGGAACCTACTACGTCCTTTTGGGTTACTCCTCAGGCCTTTTCTTCTTTTCACTTGAAAAGATAATAACAAATGCTTATTACTCCTTAGAGGAGTTTAAGCTCCCTGTAAAAGTGGCCGGCTACACCCTCACGTTTAACCTGATTGTAGACCTATTTTTCTGTTTTGTTTTAAAGCTTGGAGCTCCCGGTTTGGCCCTCGGAACGAGCTTAACCTCACTTTTAAACGTTCTAACACTCATCTATTTCTTCCGTAAACTCTTTAAAATTGACCTATACAGAACCGTTTTTAGAAGTGGATTAAGGTACCTACTTCTCTCTATTCCCGTCGGAATAGCTGCCTTTTTAGGAAACTCTATTTACTTTCTCCAAAATTCACTTATTTTAAAAGTCTCTGTTCTCTTCCTTACAGTGGTAAGTGCTGCTGCTGTTTACTTCTTGACCCTTTTTATTATGAAGGATGAAATAGTCAAGGTTTTGGAGGAATAG
- the lgt gene encoding prolipoprotein diacylglyceryl transferase translates to MHPILFKIGPITIYTYGVMVALGIFFGSWILLKLSDREGIPREDVVDTAFWSVVSGFLGARLFFFIYNPEYLHPWYRILFIWQGGLVWYGGVLFGALTAIYFIYKRKIPVWKFADVVSIALSVGLGFGRIGCTMAGCCYGKVCHAPFAIVFRDPHSAAPLNVPLWPTEPVSAAANFLIAGILYLIYRRRRFPGEVFGFYLIFYGIFRFLIEFVRATPKEILGTFSNNQIISIIMVTAGILILIYRKKEET, encoded by the coding sequence ATGCATCCGATACTCTTCAAAATAGGACCCATCACGATTTACACCTACGGGGTTATGGTAGCCTTAGGAATTTTCTTTGGTTCCTGGATTCTCCTAAAGCTTTCAGACAGGGAAGGTATTCCAAGGGAGGATGTTGTTGATACTGCCTTTTGGTCTGTTGTTTCAGGATTCTTAGGGGCCCGACTCTTCTTCTTTATATACAACCCGGAGTACCTTCACCCCTGGTACAGAATACTATTTATATGGCAGGGTGGGCTTGTCTGGTACGGCGGAGTTCTCTTTGGAGCTCTAACGGCCATCTACTTCATCTACAAGAGGAAAATTCCCGTCTGGAAGTTTGCCGATGTCGTTTCAATTGCCCTATCCGTCGGCTTGGGATTTGGGAGAATTGGCTGCACAATGGCAGGATGCTGTTACGGTAAGGTGTGCCACGCTCCCTTTGCAATTGTCTTTAGAGACCCTCATTCTGCAGCTCCTCTCAACGTTCCCCTCTGGCCGACTGAACCTGTTTCAGCTGCTGCAAACTTCCTCATTGCCGGCATTCTCTACCTGATATACAGGAGGAGGAGATTTCCAGGGGAGGTTTTTGGCTTCTACCTAATCTTCTACGGAATTTTCAGATTTCTCATAGAGTTTGTCAGGGCAACTCCTAAGGAGATATTGGGGACGTTCAGTAACAACCAAATCATTAGTATTATAATGGTCACTGCAGGAATTCTGATTCTCATTTACAGGAAAAAGGAGGAAACATAA
- a CDS encoding DUF4911 domain-containing protein has product MRELIKGRNLVYRVNPKDIAFINAIFEWYHEIATVRTRDPKEGLIELWIAPDFFDEAMKAVDYLKNFVEKMEFVREVGDDWWRE; this is encoded by the coding sequence TTGAGGGAGTTAATAAAGGGAAGAAACTTGGTTTATAGGGTTAACCCTAAGGACATTGCCTTTATAAACGCCATCTTTGAGTGGTACCACGAGATTGCAACTGTTAGGACGAGAGACCCGAAGGAAGGACTCATAGAACTCTGGATAGCCCCAGACTTTTTTGATGAGGCAATGAAGGCGGTTGATTACCTGAAGAACTTTGTTGAAAAAATGGAATTTGTTAGAGAGGTAGGAGATGACTGGTGGAGAGAATAG
- the hemE gene encoding uroporphyrinogen decarboxylase, whose protein sequence is MSLKEHPILKAARGEKTDYTPVWIMRQAGRYSERYRRIREKAGSFMDLCRNPELAAEVTLIPIEEIGVDAAILFSDILVPIEKMGIDVRFVEGRGPVLEPKVETVEDVERLKVPEPEKELPYVLETIQLIKKKLTDRPLIGFSGAPFTLASYILEGGSSKNYIAAKSAMWNKIELWDLLMTKLTETVTEYLSSQIKAGVDLVQIFDSWMGVLSREDYEKYVFPYTEKIVNELKKRHPETPIIHFGVNSSHLLEVNNRLNVDVIGLDWKTEIPFALDRINKSIQGNLDPVALFADESLIEEKVRKILKEGLKARGHIFNLGHGILPQTDPKKARFLVETVHRISRELRS, encoded by the coding sequence ATGTCCCTTAAAGAACATCCGATTTTGAAGGCTGCAAGGGGAGAGAAAACGGATTATACCCCCGTTTGGATAATGAGACAGGCTGGGAGGTATTCAGAGAGGTACAGGAGAATAAGGGAAAAAGCCGGGAGCTTTATGGACTTGTGTAGAAATCCAGAGCTGGCCGCCGAAGTTACTCTTATTCCGATAGAGGAAATAGGAGTTGATGCGGCAATTCTCTTTTCTGACATCTTAGTTCCCATTGAGAAGATGGGAATAGACGTTAGATTTGTTGAAGGAAGAGGCCCTGTCCTTGAGCCAAAAGTCGAAACAGTAGAGGATGTTGAAAGGCTAAAAGTTCCAGAACCTGAAAAGGAACTCCCTTACGTTCTTGAAACAATCCAGTTGATAAAAAAGAAACTTACAGATAGACCTCTCATAGGCTTTTCGGGAGCTCCATTTACACTTGCAAGCTACATTTTGGAGGGAGGGAGCTCCAAAAACTACATAGCTGCAAAGTCAGCGATGTGGAACAAGATAGAGCTCTGGGACCTACTCATGACAAAGCTCACAGAAACTGTAACGGAGTACCTATCCTCTCAGATTAAGGCAGGAGTAGACCTCGTTCAGATTTTTGACTCCTGGATGGGGGTTTTATCAAGGGAAGATTATGAAAAGTACGTTTTTCCGTACACAGAGAAAATCGTTAACGAGTTAAAGAAACGCCACCCTGAAACTCCAATTATCCACTTTGGAGTAAACTCCTCACACCTTTTAGAGGTTAACAACAGACTCAACGTGGACGTTATAGGCTTGGACTGGAAAACAGAGATACCGTTTGCCCTTGATAGAATCAACAAGTCTATTCAGGGCAACTTGGACCCTGTAGCACTCTTTGCAGACGAAAGTTTGATAGAGGAAAAGGTCAGGAAAATCCTAAAGGAAGGACTAAAGGCAAGAGGACACATATTCAACTTGGGACATGGCATCCTACCTCAAACAGACCCTAAGAAGGCCAGGTTTTTAGTTGAAACTGTCCACAGGATAAGTAGGGAACTGAGGAGTTAG
- the gspG gene encoding type II secretion system major pseudopilin GspG translates to MTGGENRRRGFTLLELMIVIVILGLIAGLVGLKIIRRGEEAKATLTQVQMKNIEEALKLYKLHNSIYPTTEQGLEALVEKPETEPVPKNWKGPYIEKVPTDAWGNKFIYISDGKHYTLISPGPDGEEGTEDDIKVSN, encoded by the coding sequence ATGACTGGTGGAGAGAATAGGAGAAGAGGTTTTACCCTCTTAGAACTGATGATTGTAATCGTTATCTTGGGCCTGATAGCCGGCCTTGTAGGATTAAAAATCATAAGGAGGGGTGAGGAGGCAAAGGCAACGTTAACCCAGGTTCAAATGAAAAACATTGAGGAGGCCCTAAAACTTTACAAACTCCACAACTCAATCTATCCGACAACCGAACAGGGGCTTGAGGCCTTAGTTGAAAAACCTGAAACAGAACCAGTTCCTAAAAACTGGAAGGGACCTTACATTGAAAAGGTTCCAACGGATGCATGGGGAAACAAATTTATCTACATATCTGACGGAAAACACTACACCCTTATCTCCCCCGGTCCCGATGGAGAGGAGGGAACGGAGGACGATATAAAGGTCAGCAACTGA
- a CDS encoding sigma-54-dependent transcriptional regulator has translation MARILVVDDEKSIRLVLKKYLQSKGHEVLEAKNGVEAVEIAKENPLDLVFLDLKMPEKGGFETLEELKSIPTVILTAYGNIDYTVKAIDLGASDYITKPFSFEEIDRVIEKLIPSHEGKSDFPEETTGIVGRSKRMQEIFKTIAKVAKSSITVLITGESGTGKEVIARAIHNYSNRKNKPFVAVNCAALPENLLEAELFGYEKGAFTGAVSSKRGLFEQADGGTLFLDEIGELPLHLQSKLLRVLQEKEIRPIGSSKSKRVDVRIVAATNRNLEEEVKKGNFREDLFFRLNIVRIEIPPLRERREDIIPLAYFFINKFSKEFKLEPKELSSDAVDFLLSYDFPGNVRELENMVLRAMVLSSSPVLTPQDFNLRRGERVNLESIISDFVGKVFSIEQKEENNLYEIVIKSTERVLIREVLKRCNFNQVKASKILGIHRNTLRRKIRELKIEL, from the coding sequence TTGGCAAGAATATTAGTAGTGGATGATGAAAAGAGCATAAGGCTTGTTCTTAAAAAGTACCTACAATCTAAGGGGCATGAGGTATTAGAGGCAAAAAATGGAGTAGAGGCTGTTGAGATAGCAAAGGAAAATCCTCTCGATCTTGTTTTCCTAGACCTTAAAATGCCGGAAAAGGGGGGATTTGAAACGTTAGAGGAGTTAAAGTCAATTCCTACCGTTATTCTAACTGCCTACGGGAACATAGACTACACAGTAAAGGCAATAGACCTCGGAGCTTCAGACTACATAACAAAGCCGTTTTCTTTTGAAGAGATAGATAGGGTAATTGAGAAGTTAATTCCAAGTCACGAAGGTAAGAGTGATTTTCCCGAAGAGACAACGGGAATTGTTGGAAGAAGTAAGAGGATGCAGGAGATTTTCAAAACTATTGCAAAGGTTGCAAAGAGCTCCATAACGGTTCTCATAACGGGAGAGAGTGGAACTGGAAAGGAGGTTATAGCAAGGGCAATTCACAATTACTCCAACAGAAAGAATAAACCCTTCGTTGCAGTTAACTGTGCAGCACTTCCAGAGAATCTCCTTGAGGCGGAGCTCTTTGGTTACGAAAAGGGAGCATTTACCGGAGCGGTTTCTTCAAAAAGGGGGCTCTTTGAACAGGCCGATGGAGGAACGCTCTTTTTAGATGAAATTGGAGAACTCCCCCTCCACCTCCAATCAAAACTTTTGAGGGTTCTTCAGGAAAAGGAGATAAGACCCATTGGAAGTTCTAAGAGCAAGAGAGTGGACGTAAGGATAGTAGCCGCAACAAACAGGAACTTAGAGGAGGAGGTTAAAAAAGGAAACTTCAGGGAGGACCTCTTTTTCAGGCTTAACATAGTTAGGATAGAAATTCCTCCCCTAAGGGAGAGAAGGGAGGATATTATTCCGCTTGCTTACTTCTTTATAAACAAGTTTTCAAAAGAATTTAAGTTAGAACCTAAAGAGCTTTCAAGCGATGCAGTAGACTTCCTCCTCTCCTACGACTTTCCAGGAAACGTTCGTGAGCTTGAAAATATGGTTTTGAGGGCAATGGTTCTCTCATCCTCTCCCGTCCTTACACCTCAGGACTTTAATTTGAGGAGAGGGGAGAGGGTCAATTTGGAAAGTATAATAAGCGACTTTGTTGGAAAGGTCTTTTCGATAGAGCAGAAGGAGGAAAACAACCTTTACGAAATAGTAATAAAAAGCACCGAAAGGGTTTTGATAAGGGAAGTTCTAAAGAGGTGCAACTTTAATCAGGTAAAGGCTTCCAAAATATTGGGAATCCACAGAAATACACTGAGAAGAAAGATTAGGGAATTGAAAATAGAGCTTTGA
- a CDS encoding 4Fe-4S binding protein yields the protein MKLTNGNSSKNQVILTQDGSPFIPQYPSGINYAKCTGCGECVEICPQNCIELIELNDRKVASITKIELCIGDGFCKIVCPEDAFL from the coding sequence ATGAAATTGACAAATGGTAATAGTTCAAAAAATCAAGTAATTCTTACCCAGGATGGTTCTCCCTTCATCCCTCAGTACCCTTCTGGAATAAACTACGCCAAGTGTACAGGCTGTGGCGAGTGCGTTGAGATATGTCCTCAGAACTGTATAGAACTGATTGAACTTAATGACAGGAAAGTTGCTTCAATAACAAAGATTGAGCTCTGCATAGGGGATGGATTCTGTAAGATTGTCTGTCCTGAGGATGCCTTCCTCTGA